tttgccaatctAATTCTCAGATGgagcaggccggagttggatcttatggcatctcgtcagaatgcaaagcttccgagatacgggtccaggtccagagatctccaggccgaactaatagatgccttggcagtgccttaatcattcaatctagcttatgtgttccctccctttgctctccttccccatgtgattgctcgagtcaaacaggagagggcatctgtgatcttcatcgctcctgcgtggcctcgcaggacttggtatgccaatctggtggaaatgtcatctcaaccaccatggaaacttccattgagggaagaccttctcattcagggacccttccatcatccaaatctaatttctctgcagctaactgcttggagattgaacgcttgattttatctaagcgaggattctctgattcggtcattggtaccttgattcaggcacgtaagcctgttactagaaagatttaccataaaatatggcgcaaatatctttattggtgcaaatccaagggctactcatggagtagggttaggattcccaggattttatcttttctccaagaaggattggagaaagggttgtcagcgagttccttaaagggacagatttctactttgtctattttgctatacaagcgtctggcagatgttccagatgttcaatctttttgtcaggctctgactagaatcaggcctgtatttagaccaattgctcctccttggagtttgaatttagttcttaatgttcttcaaggggttccgtttgaacctatgcattccatagatattaagttgttatcttggaaagttttatttttggttgctatttcttctgctcgcagagtttctgagctttcggcattacaatgtgattctccttatcttatttttcattctgataaggtggtgttacgtaccaaacctggtttccttcctaaggttgtttctaataagaatattaatcaagaaattgttgtttcttccttgagtcctaatccttcttctaagaaggagcgtctgttacataatttggacgtggtccctgccttgaagttctacttacaggcgactaaggattttcgtcaatcatcttccttttttgttgtttttttcagggaaacgcaggggtcagaaagctacggctacctctctttctttttggctgaagagtatcatccgttttgcatatgagactgctggacagcggcctcatgaacgaattacggctcattccactagggctgtggcttcctcatgggcattcaaaaatgatgcttctgttgaacagatttgcaaggctgcaacttggtcctctccacactttttttctaaattttacaaatttgatacctttgcctcggctgagggtgtgttttgggagaaaggttcttcaagcagtggtgccttccatttaggttccctgtcttgtccctcccttttcatccgtgtactatagctttggtattgtatcccacaagtaaggatgaaatccgtggactcatcgtatcttgtaaaggaaatttattcttacctgatacatttgtttcttttacgatacaatgagtccacggcccagcctgtttttctaagacaggtctttaatttgataaacttcagtcacctctgcaccttggcttttcctttctcttcctaacttcggtcgaatgactggagtgggagggaagggaggagctatatatacacagctctgctgtagtgctctttgcctcctcctgctgaccaggaggcgatatcccacaagtaaggatgaaatccgtggactcatcgtatcgtaatagaaacaaatttatcaggtaagaataaatttccttttttcagcgaaaaaatggctgtttttattttatccctccctctctagtgactcttgcgtggagttccacatcttgggtattgctatcctatacgtcactagctcatggactcttgccaattacatgaaagaaaacataatttatgtaagaacttacctgataaattaatttctttcatattggcaagagttcatgaggcccaccctttttatggtggttatgatatttttgtataaagcacaattatttccaaattcctttgttgatgctttttactccttattttatcaccccactacttggctattcgttaaactgaattgtgggtgtggtgaggggtgtatttataggcattttgaggtttgggaaactttgcccctcctggtaggattgtatatcccatacgttactagctcatggactcttgccaatatgaaagaaatgaatttatcagttaagttcttacataaattatgtttttattgtctaTGTAGAAGAtatgaaaatgttttgtttttttgctggcgaatgtaaaaaataatcacaaattttttttaaattattttttaaaaaatcaaacaaaatctactgctcatttgacatTCAAAGTAAACGTGTTATTgcgcatttgttggttatgcagttCTGTGTAATTGTCCTCTAATACCTCCAGGCTTTATTATTGCagattataaaataaatacatcataATTATCATATACACCAAATTAGTCTGCCTGTCCCTCCCTCACAGGGCAGACTAAAGGAACTACATATCCTATCCGAAACTATAATACCAGCGTCATTCATTCTGATGCAATTGTCAGAAAGGAAGCAGATTGCATCACTTTGCTATCTAAGAAtcaaatcttttaaaacattaaagggacagtctacaccagaatttttgttgtttaaaaagatagctaatccctttattgctcattccccagttttgcataaccaacactgttaaattaatatactttttacctctgtgattacctggtatctaagcctctgcagactgcccccttatctctattcttttgaccgacttgcattttagccaatcagtgctgactcctaggtaactacacgggcgtgagcacaatgttatctaatatggtcCACATTaactagcgccctctagctgtgaaaaaatgccaAATTGCATTTaaataagagggggccttcaagggctaagaaattagcacatgagcctacataggtttagctttcaactaagaataccaagaaaacaaagcaaaattgatgataaaagtaaattggaaagatgtttaaaatgacatgccctaaataaatacaaatgtgtttaaaaaaaggaCACAAACACCTgacttgctttatctgaatcaggaaagttacattttgacttgactgcccctttaaggccttAGCTCAAATCCACTGGTCAAATTGTTTTAATCACAGTTTATTAGTATACAGTTCTCTAAAACATGTTTGTTTCTGAAATGATGAACAGTGGAAACAAGTTTTCTGGTTATCAAATGAGATTATACAAAAGATCAAATTAAACACATTTCACATTACATAGCATATTAAATATCTCAGCACATAGACCATAAACATGACATATCATACCTAAAAGTGCGGCTATTCATCAACAGCATAATGTTATGATCTGATTtgtaaaatatcatttataataaTCTCTAAATACAGATATTTTAATCCTTGATAGATGCACCCAGCGCAGATTAGGTAAACACCAATCGGCTTGAGTTGTGTTTAAGTTCGTCCGTGGAACGAATACACAAATCTGTTTTTCAGGAAGTACCAAATTCAGCGCTGGAGCCATGGAGGTTGCGCCAATTTGAGAATTGAATTATCTGCATATAGAGGTAGCAAAATGTATCAAGGAGtcaaaaatatgttttatgttttgtcaaatgtccctttaaatcagcaaaAGGAACAATGTCATACGTAAacatgtggcttaaagggacagtaaacactatttaagaaattaataaatatatctTTGAACATAATGACCAATCAGAAAACGTGCTGCCTTGTGCTGTAGAGGCTACAAGGTGCCCCCATTTACTCTCAAACGACAGTCCTGACATCAATATAAACAGAATTACAATGAAGCggaaagagacttttttttttttatgggtatgcTACTAGACTGCAAAATTTGCTACAGTTTAAATGCGTTTTAAACATTTACTGTGTATGCAGTGCTTAAATGCTGATGTGATACTATGCAAATGTTAAACAAtaagtccctttaaattaatattacagAAATGCTATGGCACTTAATACATGAGTAGGCGGTAAACACTGACaattcatggttaaaaaaaaaaatgcagattaaAGAAAAGGGGAGAGGGCTCTACTCCGAAGAGCTTGCAATCTACAGGTGTGTGAGGAGTAAACTTTTGCCAAAACTAAATTTTAAAATTCAGATGATCGttcttttaaagggataaaaattaaatgtatatgattcagatagagcatgacattttaaacaaccttccaatttactactattatctaatttgctttgtactcttggtatccttttgttaaaacGCAGAGCTAGGcaggctcagaagcaacaatgcactactgggagctagctgctgattggtggctacacatatatacctcctgtcattggctcacccgatgtgttcagctagctcctagtagatcATTGCTGATTCTTcaccaaggataccaaaagaatgaaacaaatttgataagagaattaaattggaaagctgtttgaaattgtaCGCTCTGAGacatgaatttatttttatttattgacaaACAAAAACCATCTCTATGGGGCAGACATTTTCTGTGCAGAGGTGTATGGCTATTGtgctaaaaaaaagaaaaggtcacGCTTAGCTACTGCTGTTTCTGACAAATCAATAAGCAATTTactgccaccaataagcaagcataacccaggttctgaaccaaaaatgggccggctcctaaactttacattcctgcttttttttaataaagatagcaagagaaagaagcaacatttataataggagtcaattagaaagttgcttaaaatagcatgctctatctgaatcattttgggtttagtgtccctttaaggggttaaaaaatggtttaaaacaaaAAACCTATCCATCTTTGTTTGGAGAGAGCAGCATGTGCTGCCTGCATTTTACATAGCACAAGCAAATGTGCCCACACAACCAATCATGCCAAACAAATCAGTCCAGGATGATTTAACGCCACCACCTTTGATTTATGATCTCTGTTTTATAACTTGTGATTTGCAGGCTCGCATGAGCTCCTAAGCTTcatccacagcttgataaatggaatcTATAAagaactggttttcaaacctgtcctcagacctccctaacaggccagattttgaggatatatgaACTAGAGCactagtgaaataatcagctaaatagtaaacatggttattttaccggcTCTCACCCAATGTaatactgaaaatctggcctgtgctATAGAGTAAAACATTAGTGCTGTAATTAAACGTTCTAGCAGATTTGAACATTTTTGTATTGCTTTATGTCCTCCTAAACATTATATTGTGGATTACAACTTGTGTTTAAACTGAGGCATTTACATAAAATTGGGTTCTCCTTAATGtgttacaatgacttgttataccagctgtagtgtataaaatgtatggggaactcctttatgtttattttttatatgaaatatctgtttgtaaaaaaaaaataagttcatttaaagggacagtcaacatcagaatttgtgtttaaaaatatagataatcctttaattacccattccccagttttgcgtaaccaaaagttacaataatacacgttttagctctaattaccttgtatctaagcctctgcagactgcccccttatttcacttctaatgacagacttgcattttagccaatcagtgctgactcctaggtaaattcacgaGCGtaacctcaatgttatctatatgaaacacattaactaacaccatctagtggtgaaaaactgtcaatgcattcagattagaggcagccttcaaagtctaaaaaactagcatatgaacctaaacctaggtttagctttcaactaagaataccaagagaacaaagcaaaatcaaaattggtgataaaagtaaattggaaatttgtttaaaattacatgacctatttgaatcatggaaggttttttttttacttgactgtccctttaaatagccttaGCTTGCAGACAGATCACATATCTGTATCTTATCTTTCTctatacacacatgcttctttatattatctctttgTCTATACACAAAGGCTGATACTTACAGCAATTGAAATTTAACATTTTAGTATCTGTCACTCCCACCCGCCGGGCTGCTGCAGATTCTTGTTTGCATAGCCATTCTTTAGAGAATacaaaagtattcatattttcagcatAGCTGGTGTTTTTAACAGGCAAATTTTACTATTTCAAGTGACAAAACAAAGGTAAAGAgattatttttaatcaatttaatacactccagctggtaaatTGGCTTATTGGGAACATACTAAAGGGGAGAAAATTATACAGCACAACGGGAAAGACTAGGGGGCAGGTTGAAAATATTCCTGCCAGCCAAACATCAATCAGCACACTACCATTTTGCAGCCCTGCtccgtatttgactgttctctacAAACAGCGCTTCGCTCtggttgcactgtgttaaggaaaatgtacATAGTGCAGCCTAAGTTTGAAGAGAACGGCCTGATGTGGAACAGCTCTGCAAAGTGTAAGCACTAACCGTTGCTGCATGCGTCCCGTTCTTTCTGCAGATATGCTGTATTTTCTGAAataacatctcagatcacagcacgTTCTGCCTTGGGGGATGAAAGTTTCCCTTCTATATAGGAAGAAGCTGGAGAGGGCGTTTAAAGGGGGGCAGTAAACTTATacaataatgatatataattctgcacatattccagaattatataccattattttagcaaccaactttatacttcaaagtatttaaaagatttttttatcccaaagttgaATTTtgtagaacgccgctcctggctctactgagcggatgttttttttttcagaagcaaatcgcggcacgctgtctagtcacagccagcacgatcgctccattaaactcaatgtagcttgctcccgctaccagatcAGAGTGGGAGCGAGCTATATTGAATTTAATGGTGCGATCGGGCCAGcggtgactagacagcgtgccgcgATGcggttctgaaaaaaaaaaaacagacccgctcagtagagccaggagcggcgttctacaTAACTCTACTTTGAAGTATAAAGTTGGcgcaaaaataatgaataataaacattattgtgtaggtttactgcccctttaaccctttaagtgctaagcactttccaacctgggtgctaagatttttaaagttttttttattttttgaacaaacgtttttttaactttttcagacCCCCAGgactacactgttggaaaggttaggcgattacctttccaatggtgggtcttgggggtctgtagctgcttagatacctgagatacaggcttctaagcagcatgccccctgctcctatacttaacattgttaagtataaataaagttgcgcggtgacgtcatcccgttattacgtgtgacgtcaccacgcaaaacgggaagctccggcgatgcctgtcactctacaggcacgatcgccggggtaggagcccccagatctccctcaaggtgggagagtgctagtgacggctctgagccgtcattagcactcaaagggttaagtattTTCATGGGATAAAAAATTGCCATTCTTTCTTGAAGAAGAGGACATGAAGGGTGTTGTAAGGAAAGCTTTCAAGAACATTACACGGCACTTGGCCTGCAGTTGCTTGTAAACCGACAATAACCTGAGATTCGAATAATTgaaataacacatatatacataatatacaagaAAGAGGACTATCAGTGCCAAACTTAGGTCCGTCACAGAGGTTCTATATAACAATTTTGTTATCCCGCTGTACAATAAGTTAAATCAGTTTTTCACCATTTTCTACATACTGCCCAAATAGCATACACTGTAGCATGGCTAATGGGCACCAACTATTTCTTGAATCTGCCAACAAATTCCATGCTTCTCTCATGCCTCTAGGTGACAGTCCGTGAGAGGTAAAGATTGTTCGATAACAGCAGTGCTCATGGGGAAAAAACATTGAACCGGACATCTTTGCTATGTGTAGTGGGGGCACGCCAGCAGCCCATGCTAGAATTCCAATAAAAGCGTCTTCCACTGGTGGCAGTGGACTGTTCCATTCCTGCTGTAAAAGGAGTCTGATTGCTTCCTGCGCCAATACGTAGGCAGGACCACCGCAGTAAGGTGGGTAGTGACTGTATTCATAGGCATCTTCTGGCATGTAATGTCGACTACTAGGGTTTCTATCGGTCCTAACCCTCCATTGTACTCGTCCCATGTACAGCAGTTCTTTTTGTCCTTGTAGGAACTGCATTAATAAGACCGTGTTGACAAAAACATCATCGTCAACCTTTAGAATATACTTGGCACTGCTGCATCTCTGCGATGCCCACGCAAGTCCTGCAAGTGTCTTTAACGTCAAGTTTCTATAAGAATCTAAAAAGTCAGCCAGAATGATGTCCCCATGGAGTGCCACCTCTTGGTCCACAATGATGCGCTGCTCTTGTGTTTGCGGGATGCCCAAAAGAAAGAGCCTACGGAATCCATCAGAGGGAGAACTTCTTCCCCATGTTTCACGGATGGCATCTCTCTGCTTTAAATGGGATGGAGAGCTTGGAACCAAGATGAGAAGAAGTAGAGGAGAGACACAGATATTGGGTGGGGAGATAAGGATTCGGGGCACAGAAATGAGGGAAACTTGGTCAGAAGAAATACTAGACGGTGTATGATAGAACAGAGAAAGAGCTTGGGTAATAACCTCTTCAATCTGCCCCAAGACAGAAAGCAAGGTAATGAAAATGGTCAGGCAGAGAAGGAAAAGGATAAGCTGACCAGAAATTTGCCTACGAGACAGATGAAAGCCTCGTAAACAGAAAACAGCCAATCGTTGCATCTTGAGTAAGTTGTTTAACGGTGATGCAATACTCTAATTCATACTGCCATAGCATCACTCCACAATCGCACCCCGTTACTTTGTCAttgaagtgcttaaagggacattaaacattttgagatggtaatataaaatgataaattgtatatataaaacaactctgcaatatactttcattatttattttgtcctctttgcctgtaattccattctgaaattgtgagcttttcagttcctgttagaaatggaagtgcagaacactgttaaatccagcacaaccattggctgtacactctagtgagctatttataactgtccctaattggccacagcagagaaggtaacacaagttacaacatggcagctcccagtattttatagacactaaaactttacacttattttgtcactttttaaacaactaatgaaactttaaaaaaatacatctacatgttagtcatggactaatcttttctttgaatgcatcattctatctagcatgcatttagtgtttaatgtccctttaaggggttgtcCTAATTATGACAATATAAGAAAGTTCTGAGGCTCTTATTGACTCATTCAAAAGATTCCTGCAGAGACATTCTGCCACCAATGTGTTCTCACGGAGAATGGAGGGGATACCCAATGAGTGTCCTGCGTGTGTCTGAGATCTTCTCTCAGAGAATCCAAGGAGCTATAAAGAAAATAAGTATATGTTATAACAAATGATATGGCTGCTGAGATTTACAAAAAGATGGGGTCTGCTAGcctaggtttaaaaaaatatttgaaatgggCTAGAACAGGTTGACTTATACTGTTAATAGTGTTTATAATATAATAGACTCATAATCTGTAGCatataaaagtgatggtaaactgtcccctttataaaaacagatgcggaaagttagtgatattttagatggtgtttaattcatcagatgtaacaaagatgcgctataacttactttttaatatagatatgaaaatcATATACACCAcgttccgccgcccacttcaaaagtcagttTTTTTGTGAACTAAAGGTTTGAAGTGTTCTCCGATCTGCGTCCTCCCCCTTAACACTTTGAgtgctaagtttttttttaaagggttttctattttatgtgtttaaaactatttttttttttaacttttttttttatttatttcagatccccaagacttacactgttggaaaggttaggcgattacctttccaacggtgggtcttaggggtctgtagctgcttagatgcctgagatacaggcttctaagcagcatgccccctgctcctatatttaacattgttaatgttaaataaagttgcgtggtgacgtcatcacgttattgagcgtgacgtcaccacgcaaaatgggaaacccccggcgatgcctgtcattatgcagcaccgatcgccggggtaggagcgggtgggagcccccagatctccctcaagttgggagagtgctagtgacggctctgagccgtcattagcaccagagtgggaaactctgacggctcagagccgtcattagcactcaaggggttaaagggacactgaacccaaattttttcttttgtgattcagatagagcatgcaattataagcaactttctaatttactcctattatcaatttttctttgttctcttgctatctttatttgaaaaagaaggcatctaagctttttttttttttagttcagtactttggacagcacttttttttcggtggatgattttatccaccaatcagcaagaacaacccaggttgttcactaaaaatgggccggtatctaaacttccattcttgcatttcaaataaagataccaagagaatgaagaaaatttgataataggagtaaattagaaagtagcttaaaattgcatgctctatctaaatcacaaaagaaaaaatttgggttcagtgtccctttaaagggacataatactcatatgctaaatcacttgaaactgatgaagtataactgtaaaaagctgacaggaaattatcacctgagcatctctatgtaaaaaaggacaatattttacctcacaatttcctcagctcagcagagtaagttctgtgtaaaaagctatacttcagctactgcttagctgcaggtaaaaaaaaaaaaaaaaaatgaagaaatgaacagcagccaatcagcatcagcagtactgaggtcatgaactcttttactgtgatctcatgagatttcacttaactctcatgaaatttcatagtaaacttccttaaactgaatagggaaataaaatgagtgtgcacgtaagctcaatccttcggttgtcccgggacagacatactgatttgctgcttaaagtcctttgcaatgggatttgaatacttag
The nucleotide sequence above comes from Bombina bombina isolate aBomBom1 chromosome 7, aBomBom1.pri, whole genome shotgun sequence. Encoded proteins:
- the B3GALT4 gene encoding beta-1,3-galactosyltransferase 4, which translates into the protein MQRLAVFCLRGFHLSRRQISGQLILFLLCLTIFITLLSVLGQIEEVITQALSLFYHTPSSISSDQVSLISVPRILISPPNICVSPLLLLILVPSSPSHLKQRDAIRETWGRSSPSDGFRRLFLLGIPQTQEQRIIVDQEVALHGDIILADFLDSYRNLTLKTLAGLAWASQRCSSAKYILKVDDDVFVNTVLLMQFLQGQKELLYMGRVQWRVRTDRNPSSRHYMPEDAYEYSHYPPYCGGPAYVLAQEAIRLLLQQEWNSPLPPVEDAFIGILAWAAGVPPLHIAKMSGSMFFPHEHCCYRTIFTSHGLSPRGMREAWNLLADSRNSWCPLAMLQCMLFGQYVENGEKLI